The sequence below is a genomic window from Cicer arietinum cultivar CDC Frontier isolate Library 1 chromosome 6, Cicar.CDCFrontier_v2.0, whole genome shotgun sequence.
TACATCTCCAAGAAACAAGGATTCAAATGTGACTTTTATTGTGAGCTTCTTTGTTTGAGTACTTGAATTCATCCTCTCCAAGATGATCCTAATGTTTAGGTCCTCATCAAGCTTATTTGCCACTAACTGCCACTTGTGAATAAGCTTTGTTGCATTTTGTTCCAGTGTTCTATGAACTCTGAACAATGTTACAGTTGATGGAACATGAACTAGTTTTATCTTCCATGCTATGATAACTCCAAAGCTTGATCCTCCACCTCCTCTAATAGCCCAAAACAGATCCCCACCCATTGATTCTCTGTCAAGAATCTTACCATTCACATCAATTATGTGAGCATCAATTATATTATCAGCTGCAAGACCGTATTTACGCATCAAGAATCCATAGCCACCGCCACTGATGAGTCCACTAACACCGACGGTCGGGCAGACACCGGTCGGGAAGCTGTGAGTTCTACTATGCTGGTTAATTTTGTACAAAAGTTCGCCAGCAGTTGCTCCTCCTTGAACCCATGCAGTGTTATTTTCTACGTCGACTTTGATTTCTCGAAGGTTTATGAGATCAATGACAACAAATGGAACTTCTGAAACATAGGACAGACCCTCATAGTCATGGCCACCACTTCTAATTCGAATATGCATGTCATGGCGTTGAGAACAGATTGCAGTGGCTTGAATTTCTGGAACTGCAAGAGGTGTCACAATGACAAGGGGTTTTGCAGTAGTGTTGGATGTGAATCTAAGGTTTTGAATGGAATACTGTAGTATAGATGAGTATGAGGAGTGTGTTTGGGTGTACACAACCTTAGAGATTGAAGTGGAGTTATGATTAAAATAACTTTCAAGACATTGGACAAAGTTTTCATGATTACCAGCTGCATCATAAGATGTAGATGAAAATAACAAAGCAATTGCAACAACAGTAAAATATGAGCTTATTTGAAGCATATTTGTCAATTATGGTGTTGTGTGTATGAGAGGTTGCAAGTTGAAAAATAACaagtattttatttaagatCCAAAAGTTGGTCAGTAACATGATTGAGATTTGTAAAATGTAATGGTTTTTTTTAACTCATTGCACTTAAAAAGTTTAAGCTATATTAGATCTTGATCTTTGAACCAAGACAAATCTTGAAATCATTGAGCCGGCGGcactaaatatttaataactgCACATGATAAGAAAATAAACAGAAACAATAAGCTAGATCTGCTTATATTTATTGCTTATATTTATAAAGAACTAGGTTCTATGATTGATGGACTTGGGTTAAGGGGAAACGTCATTGGTTATCCAAGTGAATTGGTTATCCAACGAAATTATATTGCCTGCAGTGAAATCACGCAGTTAGTGATTGTGCGACCGTCGGAATcgaataatttaaatttcaaacaaattttgatcttttttttttttaaattactgaACTTGAGACTTAGACCATATGATTTCAGTCGGACGGTTACGTAGTCACTTACTGCTTCAATGCATGCAGAGGGAACCTGAATTCTTATTCAACCTGGAACTTCTAAGAAAATGAAAACTTATGTGATAATGATGTCGTGTTGTACCATCTTCTAAACTATAGAAATTGTACTCTGGATTCTTATTCAACCTGAAACTTCTAAGAAAATGAAAACTTATGTGACAATGATGCCGTGTGGTACCATCTTCTAAACTATAGAAATTGTACTCTTAATTTGGTGTTTCATGCAGAAAAGTGgtcatttaaaaaatcatgtgATTGGTGGAAGAGATAGTTGTCTTATTGCAAAAGGTCAAATTCACCAGCTCACAATTGGAGTGATGTGTCCAATAATTTAGTTAGAGAGACAGAGACCACAATACATCTAGCAATAAATAATAGAATAACAAGTGGAAAAAGTAGTATAAGATTCGTATAAGTCAGTCAAAAGGAGTAACAGCAAGCAAAGACAACTAACAAAGTCAGATTCATAGATTAATATACTATTAACCATAACATGAAACTAAGATAACAAGCACATGTCACTAAGCTTCACCAATCCATTTTATCTAAGCttacaaaagaaaaacatacCACACTCACTTTTTTTAGCAATAAAGACAGGGTACAGCTTCATCATTTGAGTAAACAATTTTTGCATTCTAAAGATACAAGaattaattcacaaaataaaaactagataaaATTATTGTAGTTtcctagaaaaaaaaaatgcaacaaTTATATACAGTTTAATTGCACCCAAAAAATCATACAAAACTTCATGCTCTAATAGCATAGATAACATAACAACATTTGTACAGTAGTAGCAGCCCCTTTCATGACCAAGTATCAGCAACCACCTTGCAATACTAGTCAATGTAGGATTTCCATACAACAATAACAAGTGAGCATATAGGAAGATACTGCAATAATCATTGCTTTAGAATTGGAATTCTAACTTGAAAAACAAAGATAGAAGCAATGTGACCGAAAGATTTGACAACTCCACACCAAATGACCAACTGCGCATGCCCATTGCAAATTCACGATCTCCTTTTGGCTGCACACTTCCTTCCCTATACAGGAAAGAGCACTTGGTTTGGAATTGAAGAGTTCAACTCCTCCTTAATTCTTCGATTTCCCCCGTCAAGTCATAAAAAGATCCATAATGCAAGATATGGAGCCATTGCTTTTTCTCGTTGGCATTAAGGTGAAAATCTAGCTTTGTGGAACTCTTGCTATTGCTAATGCAGTTTTGCATTTCGATGAACTTATCTTCAGCTTGCGATCCACATGATGTGCCAGTGCAGGAGGTGATAGAGATAAACAAACCAGTGAGAGTTGAGGATATTACACCAGTCTAAAGCCAAGATGTATATGGATTAACTTGACAAATAGAGGATAATTTTGACCTTGTCGGTGCCAATATAGGCGGTGATCGAGAGCATTTAAGGCGTAACGAGATTATTAATACTTGGGGAAGCTGAACTTAATCGTCTCCTTAGAAATGGATGATCCAATAGCTGAGCTGCAGTTGGACGCTCATTTGGGTTAACTTGTAAGCATTTGAGAATGAAATCTTGGGCATCTTCAGATAGAGATTCAGGAATGGGTGGGGGTTCGCCCCTGCCAATCCGAAATATTGCTTGCATCTGTAGTCACATAAAAACATATATGCATATTATCCAATTTGAAAGGCAAGTACAGTTTGTATAGCTTAATGATTCTAGACACAGCagccaaaaaaatttaaattgctAATATTTGTAAGGTGATTCGAAGGAATGAAAAAGCAAAAAGGGCCATGAAAATAACAAACTTTAGAAGATTATAATAAGTGTTACATACTCCTTCTAAATCAAAGTAAGGTGGCTGCCTTGTCAACATCTCTAAAACAGTACACCCTAAGCTCCATATATCGGCTGCAAGCCCATAACCTTGGCTCCTCAAGTTAACAACCTAATGTCGAAAAATTCAAAGTTATACCAGTCAAAATTTAAAAGCTCGCATGCATAAAAAATCAAGTGAGAGGAGAAAATGAATTAGATAGTCATATTATTTCAAAAAGATTATACAAGGACAGGCAAACCTCAGGAGCCATCCAGTATGGGGAGCCTTTGCTTGATTTAACGTCATTCATTTTTGTTGCCTGAGAAggtaaaataactaaaattatgaATTATGTGATTAAGAcgccaaaaaagaaaaattcagTTTTATTGAAAATTACCTTTGCCAACCCAAAATCTGCAAGCTTGACCGACCCACTTACATCAACCAGTATATTAGCACACTTGATATCCCTttaaatgaattatttggattaaAAAATTAGAGCGCAGCAAATCAAACCGGCTAACATCTCTATGGAATTCTGAGAAATAAATTTGCTATTGTTATAGACCCAATCATTAAATTGTATCATGATAACAAATTCACTCATGTTACCTGTGCACCACACCACGTTCATGAAGATACTTCAAGccatttaaaatatgtcttgTGTATGCAGAAACTTGAGAATCATTTAGGCGGTAGTGTTGATAAAGACTGGACAATGACCCTTTTGACACAAGCTCAAGGAATATATACAGAGTGCTTTCATTCTAAGAAatccaaaacataaataaatatataaataacaaagaGAAGGAGGTA
It includes:
- the LOC101513715 gene encoding tetrahydroberberine oxidase-like yields the protein MLQISSYFTVVAIALLFSSTSYDAAGNHENFVQCLESYFNHNSTSISKVVYTQTHSSYSSILQYSIQNLRFTSNTTAKPLVIVTPLAVPEIQATAICSQRHDMHIRIRSGGHDYEGLSYVSEVPFVVIDLINLREIKVDVENNTAWVQGGATAGELLYKINQHSRTHSFPTGVCPTVGVSGLISGGGYGFLMRKYGLAADNIIDAHIIDVNGKILDRESMGGDLFWAIRGGGGSSFGVIIAWKIKLVHVPSTVTLFRVHRTLEQNATKLIHKWQLVANKLDEDLNIRIILERMNSSTQTKKLTIKVTFESLFLGDVDSLIPLMEEKFHELGLVREDCFEMSWIESILYLAGFTSDQPLEVLLNRTHDNVLFFKAKSDYVRDPIPDFGLEDLWPLFYEDEAKAAVLILTPYGGRMDEISESEIPFPHRAGNIYKIQYLVFWQEEGDEVEKRHVKWVRKVYSYMEPFVSKSPRAAYVNYRDFDIGVNNKGYTSYKQASIWGLKYFKNNFNKLAMVKTNVDPLNFFRNEQSIPSLLSFDNITKHTLSCVEGMELEFPGAGHVIMK